The proteins below come from a single Bacillus spongiae genomic window:
- a CDS encoding FusB/FusC family EF-G-binding protein encodes MDAFLTSDEYQFIKAQTKILVHGNSTVNDKSVLDALHSIAYDKGMNLFENITNEQKALLSPLLTITESLEAEAFLAKLKAYVIPFQHINEKTLKRLFPKVKKLKMPNLTELDFKEISYLGWNDAGTERKYIVAQHQGKLIGIKGSFKNSHKKGICTICNHHSKIGMFIVETKTSVKGTFTKKGNYICQDSHECNQNVTNLDKLHRFIEEMNND; translated from the coding sequence ATGGATGCGTTTTTGACGAGTGATGAATACCAGTTTATAAAGGCGCAAACGAAAATTCTTGTACATGGAAATAGTACCGTTAACGATAAAAGCGTCCTTGACGCACTACATTCCATTGCCTACGATAAAGGAATGAATTTATTTGAGAATATTACAAATGAACAAAAAGCATTGTTGAGCCCCTTATTAACAATAACAGAATCATTGGAAGCAGAAGCTTTTCTAGCAAAGTTAAAAGCATACGTCATTCCCTTTCAGCACATAAACGAAAAGACATTGAAAAGATTATTCCCGAAAGTAAAAAAATTGAAAATGCCTAATTTAACGGAACTCGACTTTAAAGAAATCTCCTACTTAGGATGGAATGATGCAGGTACTGAGAGAAAATACATTGTCGCGCAACATCAGGGGAAGTTAATCGGCATAAAAGGAAGCTTTAAAAACAGTCATAAAAAAGGAATTTGTACAATCTGTAATCATCATAGCAAGATCGGCATGTTTATAGTAGAAACAAAAACATCCGTAAAAGGTACTTTTACTAAAAAAGGGAATTATATTTGTCAAGATAGCCATGAATGCAATCAAAATGTAACCAATTTGGATAAACTACATCGTTTTATTGAAGAAATGAATAATGACTAA
- a CDS encoding CD3324 family protein translates to MKYVNAATVLPEKLIKELQQYVQGEAIYIPKLKKNYQQWGTLSGGRQAIDDRNRSIKKAYKEDGASISELSEEYFLSIETIKKIIYSK, encoded by the coding sequence ATGAAGTATGTTAATGCAGCAACCGTTTTACCTGAAAAGCTTATTAAGGAACTTCAACAATACGTTCAAGGTGAAGCGATTTATATTCCAAAGCTTAAAAAAAATTATCAACAATGGGGAACGCTCTCAGGAGGAAGACAAGCAATTGACGATCGAAACCGCTCGATTAAAAAAGCCTATAAAGAAGACGGCGCATCGATAAGTGAACTTTCCGAAGAGTATTTCCTTTCAATTGAAACGATTAAAAAAATTATTTACTCCAAATAA
- a CDS encoding putative holin-like toxin, translated as MTVFESLMLAVAFAGLVMSILSFDKNDKK; from the coding sequence ATGACGGTATTCGAATCATTAATGCTTGCTGTAGCATTTGCTGGGCTCGTTATGTCGATACTGTCCTTCGACAAGAATGACAAAAAATAG
- a CDS encoding 2-phosphosulfolactate phosphatase translates to MVFDQSPYRIRVEWGKRGAREAAERGDIVIIVDVLSFSSTVVSAVKYGATIYPYPPSLDGKEFAKKIGAEFILGRSEAAKGGNPTLSPSSFNPTHFNEKYVLTSLNGSFCTWVAAKVPALFIGSLLNASSVALVANQYSTNTKANITVVPCGEQWGDVRKEEDTLRPSIEDYLGAGAILTSLDGEKSPEAEVCMAAFPQVKERIAQLIWDCGSGRELRERGFAVDVEHCSQLNKYQVVPLLHNHYFVNAASSSKT, encoded by the coding sequence GTGGTGTTTGATCAATCTCCTTATCGTATTCGTGTTGAATGGGGAAAACGTGGGGCAAGAGAGGCAGCTGAAAGAGGCGATATTGTCATTATCGTCGATGTACTGAGTTTTTCATCTACTGTTGTATCAGCTGTAAAGTATGGTGCTACTATTTATCCATATCCTCCTAGTTTGGACGGAAAAGAGTTTGCTAAAAAAATAGGTGCTGAATTTATTTTAGGAAGGTCTGAGGCAGCTAAGGGTGGAAATCCAACTTTATCTCCTAGTTCTTTCAATCCAACCCATTTTAATGAAAAGTATGTCTTAACATCACTCAATGGATCCTTTTGTACGTGGGTTGCTGCTAAGGTTCCTGCTCTTTTCATCGGGTCTTTATTAAACGCTTCATCTGTCGCCTTGGTTGCCAATCAATATAGCACAAACACGAAAGCAAACATTACAGTTGTTCCTTGTGGGGAGCAGTGGGGGGATGTTCGAAAGGAAGAGGATACTCTTCGGCCATCCATCGAAGATTATTTAGGCGCTGGTGCGATTCTTACTTCTTTAGACGGTGAAAAATCACCTGAAGCAGAGGTGTGTATGGCAGCATTTCCCCAAGTAAAAGAACGAATAGCTCAATTAATTTGGGATTGTGGAAGCGGTCGAGAATTACGTGAACGAGGGTTTGCAGTGGATGTTGAGCACTGTAGTCAGTTAAATAAATATCAAGTTGTTCCATTATTGCACAATCATTATTTTGTAAACGCAGCTTCGTCGTCGAAGACTTGA
- the nagA gene encoding N-acetylglucosamine-6-phosphate deacetylase, giving the protein MNIFPDKLAIENVKIYGESSIFDSGFIKIDKGMIREIGSMDELTSMDGYYKLPVPNGMCIVPGMIDLHIHGVNSADAMDSTFESLDRMTMALPKEGTTSFLATTMTERIPIIEQALGNIGDYINQGQRVGRAELIGVHLEGPFINKEKAGAQPIEYILMPDVNLFKRWLEYSKNTIKVVTLAPEVDKDFQLVHYLSKNGIVASAGHSNVSFERAYEAIDEGINHITHLFNQMSGFHHRDPGLVGAAFTRKEVMVELIADGIHVRPEVVDIAFRQVTEERMILITDSMRAKGMKNGDYDLGGQQITVKDGKALLDENTLAGSVLKMIDAFKNIQRFAQCDIVQAIKMTSENPAKQLNLFHRKGSVAPGKDADLVLLDQELNVYMTICRGKVAFNRSDE; this is encoded by the coding sequence ATGAACATATTTCCAGATAAGCTGGCGATAGAAAACGTGAAAATTTATGGTGAGTCATCTATTTTTGATAGCGGATTTATAAAAATAGATAAAGGAATGATAAGGGAAATTGGCAGTATGGATGAACTCACTTCAATGGACGGTTACTATAAACTACCTGTACCAAATGGTATGTGTATCGTACCAGGAATGATAGATCTTCATATCCATGGAGTAAATAGTGCAGATGCAATGGATAGTACTTTTGAAAGCTTGGATAGAATGACTATGGCTTTACCGAAGGAGGGGACTACTAGCTTTTTAGCGACTACCATGACAGAAAGAATACCAATAATTGAACAAGCATTGGGTAACATTGGTGATTATATAAACCAAGGTCAAAGGGTAGGAAGAGCAGAATTAATAGGGGTTCATTTAGAAGGGCCTTTCATTAATAAGGAAAAAGCAGGAGCGCAACCGATTGAGTATATATTAATGCCGGATGTGAATTTATTCAAAAGGTGGTTAGAGTACTCAAAAAATACAATAAAAGTAGTTACGTTAGCCCCTGAAGTCGATAAAGATTTTCAACTTGTTCACTATTTAAGTAAAAACGGCATCGTAGCTTCTGCCGGTCATTCGAATGTTTCTTTTGAGAGAGCATATGAGGCAATTGATGAAGGTATTAACCATATAACACATCTTTTTAATCAAATGTCGGGATTTCACCACCGTGATCCTGGGTTGGTTGGGGCAGCATTCACCCGAAAAGAAGTGATGGTGGAATTAATTGCGGATGGGATTCATGTTCGACCGGAAGTGGTTGATATTGCTTTTAGGCAAGTGACAGAAGAGCGGATGATCTTAATCACGGATTCAATGAGAGCGAAGGGGATGAAGAATGGTGATTATGATTTAGGGGGGCAACAGATTACCGTGAAAGATGGAAAAGCACTTTTAGACGAAAATACGTTAGCTGGAAGTGTGTTAAAAATGATTGACGCTTTTAAAAATATTCAACGTTTTGCTCAGTGTGACATTGTACAAGCCATTAAGATGACATCTGAAAACCCGGCTAAACAGTTAAATCTTTTTCACCGAAAAGGAAGTGTAGCTCCTGGAAAAGACGCTGATTTAGTTCTTCTTGACCAAGAGCTAAATGTTTATATGACCATTTGTCGTGGCAAGGTTGCTTTCAATAGAAGTGACGAGTGA
- a CDS encoding YqzH family protein, producing MDKEFLKKKVIQCFYQYGYQETSLPLTKEEWKRLLQSIEIRLQEEEEGLDEVIQDLVYEYLAH from the coding sequence ATGGACAAAGAGTTTCTAAAGAAAAAAGTGATTCAATGCTTTTATCAATACGGGTACCAAGAGACCTCTCTTCCTCTAACGAAAGAGGAATGGAAACGCCTCCTTCAAAGCATAGAGATCCGACTACAGGAAGAAGAGGAAGGCCTGGATGAAGTGATTCAAGATTTGGTTTATGAGTATTTGGCTCATTAA
- a CDS encoding M12 family metallopeptidase encodes MVEKIKACIDKLPPQSQNEIAILNQYRWEPGQTIHVRFLEGDPTVQEKVIKYAKKWEEHANIRFEFGNEQNAEIRISFDENDGSWSYLGTYCKNIPLNEATMNYGWLTPSTPEVEYSRVVLHEFGHALGCIHEHQNPTTNIPWNKEAVYRYYMGPPNYWSKEAVDHNIFARYSKTITSFTTFDPTSIMLYSIQNELTIEDYEVVGGVTLSDKDKEFIQRIYPF; translated from the coding sequence ATGGTCGAAAAGATTAAAGCTTGTATCGACAAACTACCACCTCAATCGCAAAATGAAATAGCCATCCTCAATCAATATAGGTGGGAGCCTGGACAAACCATTCATGTTCGCTTCTTAGAAGGAGATCCTACCGTTCAAGAAAAAGTAATTAAATATGCGAAAAAATGGGAGGAGCATGCTAACATCCGGTTTGAATTTGGCAATGAACAGAATGCTGAAATACGCATTTCATTTGATGAAAATGATGGTAGTTGGTCATACCTGGGAACTTACTGCAAAAATATTCCTTTAAACGAAGCAACTATGAATTATGGCTGGCTAACCCCAAGCACACCGGAAGTAGAATATTCTAGAGTAGTGTTGCATGAGTTTGGACATGCCCTTGGTTGTATCCATGAACACCAAAATCCCACCACCAATATACCTTGGAATAAAGAAGCCGTTTACCGATATTATATGGGGCCTCCTAATTATTGGTCAAAAGAAGCCGTAGATCACAATATTTTTGCTCGATATAGCAAAACCATAACTAGTTTCACAACCTTTGACCCTACTTCTATCATGCTTTACTCCATTCAAAATGAACTTACAATTGAAGATTATGAAGTCGTTGGAGGTGTTACCCTCTCCGATAAAGATAAAGAATTTATCCAAAGAATATATCCTTTTTAA
- a CDS encoding DNA/RNA non-specific endonuclease has translation MSIIHVNNSQRLNKELVAMQQQQALNRYMERSKEREQTVKDLQTKNPFEVGKPERVIFRKSRINPRNGLALERIIRKNDLFPISYLEAGLKAAKPICRIEVRDSIGRVLGYGTGFLVSPSLLLTNNHVLENEEAALFSLAQFNYELDLNYKERESKNFRFAPQRFFMTNQKLDFTLVAVDEVSGSGTHLSDFGYLPLKPQKGKALEGEHVSIVQHPSGAPKAIAIRENKITDIFEDFVHYETDTLEGSSGSAVFNDEWEVIALHHAGVRNPNDPSTFIANEGIRISSILQYIMEHYADLSDEQRKFLDYLSRGWEFTDKKREDILVEDLGLDWYKGTTGYDPKFLGSEYEVPHPTLRPDLEQDIALLKNGSKELDYTHFSIVMSKSRRLAFYTVVNIDGAKLIRLKREKKWHFDPRIDEKYQCGPELYKNNPLDRGHLVRRLDPVWGETAAKANKDTFHFTNCSPQHKHFNQKTWLDLEDYLLHHAENFNLTGTVFTGPIFRSDDMIYRGVQIPADFWKIAVIVKKGSGLSVTGYLQSQKNLINNLEFAYGKYKTFQVPIVRIEALTGLDFGNLRNHDPIGQLESTIGLVIDTFEDIIL, from the coding sequence ATGTCTATTATTCATGTTAACAATTCTCAACGTTTAAACAAGGAGCTCGTTGCGATGCAGCAACAACAAGCACTCAATCGATATATGGAACGATCTAAAGAACGGGAGCAAACTGTGAAAGATCTACAAACTAAAAACCCATTCGAAGTAGGGAAGCCTGAACGGGTCATTTTTCGCAAATCAAGAATTAACCCTCGAAATGGGTTGGCACTAGAAAGAATTATAAGAAAAAATGATTTGTTTCCAATCTCTTACCTTGAAGCAGGGCTTAAGGCAGCAAAACCTATTTGTAGGATTGAAGTTCGTGATAGTATCGGTAGAGTTCTTGGGTACGGTACAGGCTTTTTAGTATCCCCTTCCTTATTGCTGACAAATAATCATGTTTTAGAAAATGAGGAAGCTGCACTTTTTAGCCTTGCTCAGTTTAACTATGAACTTGACCTTAATTATAAAGAGCGAGAAAGTAAAAATTTCCGCTTTGCACCTCAGCGTTTTTTCATGACAAACCAAAAACTTGATTTCACTTTAGTCGCTGTCGACGAAGTATCCGGAAGTGGAACACATTTGAGTGATTTTGGTTATCTTCCTCTTAAGCCGCAAAAAGGGAAAGCATTAGAAGGTGAGCACGTTTCCATTGTTCAGCACCCTTCTGGTGCACCGAAAGCAATAGCGATTAGGGAAAACAAAATAACCGATATATTTGAAGATTTTGTTCACTACGAAACAGACACCCTTGAAGGTTCATCTGGTTCAGCTGTTTTTAATGACGAATGGGAGGTAATAGCCCTTCATCATGCTGGTGTTCGAAATCCAAACGACCCTTCAACATTCATAGCTAACGAAGGAATTCGAATTAGTAGTATTTTACAATATATTATGGAGCACTATGCTGACTTAAGTGATGAGCAGAGAAAGTTCCTTGACTACCTCTCCCGTGGTTGGGAATTTACAGATAAAAAACGTGAAGATATACTAGTTGAAGATTTAGGACTGGACTGGTATAAGGGGACGACCGGCTATGACCCTAAATTTCTAGGTTCTGAATATGAAGTGCCACACCCAACTTTGCGACCAGATCTTGAGCAGGACATAGCCTTGCTGAAAAACGGCAGTAAGGAACTAGATTATACACACTTTTCCATCGTTATGAGTAAATCTCGTCGTTTAGCTTTCTATACAGTCGTAAACATCGATGGCGCAAAACTAATACGCCTAAAACGCGAAAAAAAATGGCATTTCGACCCTCGTATTGATGAAAAATATCAATGTGGACCCGAACTGTATAAGAACAATCCTCTTGACAGAGGTCATCTTGTTCGCCGACTTGACCCGGTCTGGGGGGAAACAGCGGCGAAAGCCAATAAGGATACCTTTCATTTCACAAATTGCTCTCCACAACATAAACATTTTAATCAGAAGACATGGCTCGATTTAGAGGATTACCTATTACATCATGCTGAAAACTTCAATCTTACCGGTACCGTGTTTACTGGTCCGATATTTAGAAGTGATGATATGATTTATCGAGGAGTACAAATTCCCGCAGATTTTTGGAAGATAGCAGTGATTGTAAAAAAAGGAAGCGGCCTATCAGTCACAGGCTATTTGCAGTCTCAAAAAAATCTTATAAACAATTTAGAGTTTGCATATGGAAAATATAAAACATTTCAAGTACCAATTGTAAGAATTGAAGCATTAACTGGTTTAGACTTTGGTAATTTACGAAACCACGACCCAATCGGTCAGTTAGAATCGACAATTGGCCTTGTCATTGATACATTTGAAGATATAATCCTTTAG
- a CDS encoding SH3 domain-containing protein: protein MKDKRCKNVYIVTKEHTSNYPNPIRLFKGQIVIVGKKYESYENWDNWIYCYTKDRQLEGWVPEQIIHMQGEHGLILENYIAKELEVNVDEQLIKFKELNGWLWVKKITNSEEGWVPKENVKEVIDY, encoded by the coding sequence ATGAAAGATAAAAGATGTAAAAATGTTTATATAGTAACCAAAGAACATACGAGTAACTATCCCAATCCAATTAGACTTTTTAAAGGTCAGATTGTTATTGTGGGGAAAAAGTATGAAAGTTACGAAAATTGGGATAATTGGATATATTGTTACACTAAAGATCGACAACTAGAAGGTTGGGTACCAGAACAAATAATTCATATGCAAGGTGAACACGGATTGATTTTAGAGAATTATATTGCGAAAGAATTAGAGGTTAATGTTGATGAACAGCTTATAAAGTTTAAGGAACTTAATGGGTGGTTATGGGTTAAAAAGATAACGAATTCTGAAGAAGGTTGGGTACCTAAAGAAAATGTAAAAGAAGTAATCGACTACTAA